Within the Marinobacter sp. SS13-12 genome, the region GTCGGCCATCGGGTTGTCCATGTGGGCGGCCAACGAGGCAGATTACCTGCTCCAGGTGCTGGCCTGGGCCGCCCGGGACAATGAAGTACTGGGTCGATTCGAGGGCTGGGAAGTGTCGTCCAGGAACCTGGAGCCGGGGCTGGTCAAGGAAGCACCGGTGGATGTAGACCCGGTTTCCCTGATTCTGATTCCCCACCTGGACCGCATCTACGGCGAGATGTGGCGCCGTTGTGAGGACCGGGACGATGACGCCCACCGCTGGATCAACCCGGAATTCTATGGCTGGTGGGTCAGCCATGGTTTCAAGGTAGTGGCGGACATCCATACCGGTGAAGTGAAGGACTATGACGACTTTGTTCGCCACTTTTATGCCGGCTACCACCCCTACTACAACGGTAACCTGCCGATCGTTCACCCCCAGCCAGCTGGAATTGCCGTAACCGACAGCGCCGCCCGCTTTGTCGGGCGCCACGCCATTACCATACAGCGGGTAGCCCTAAGCCCAACCAACGAGATGCGGGTGTACTTTTTTAACCCCAACAACGACAGCGGCCAGGACTGGGGCCAGGGCATTACCTGCGCAACACGGGGAAACGGTGAAATTCGCGGTGAGGCCTCCTTGCCCATCGCGGAATTCACCTCACGGCTGTATGCCTTCCACTACGACACCCTGGAGCTGGGTGATCTCGCTGCCATACCGGAGGAGGAAGTGGCCAGGGTTATGGAGCTGGGGTATGGCAGTTGGGCGGCTGAGGAGTAAAGGTCACCGGGGGCAGAGCCCCGGTCAACTCATATTCTTCCGCATAAAGTTCTGGATCTCCCCCACAATACCGGAGCGGAAAGCCATTACCGTCAATACGAAGATGGCGCCCAGAATGGGATCAACCCAGTCGCCCAGCGGCCCTTGGGAAAGCTGGTACTCCAGCGTCACCACGAAGCCAGCGCCCACCACCGGACCCAGGAGGGTGCCAGTGCCGCCCAACAGTGTCATGAGGATGACCTCGCCGGACATGTGCCAGTGGGCGTCGTTAAGGGATGCCAGCTGGAATACCACGGTTTTCACCGAACCGGCCAGGCCGGCAAGGCCGGCGGAAAGCACGAAGGCCAGCAGTTTGTAGCGGTCCACATTGTATCCCAGGGATACCGCCCTTGGTTCGTTCTGCTTGATCGCCTTGAGCACCTGGCCGAACGGCGAGCCAACGATGCGCTGAACCAGCAGGTAACCGGCCAGAAACACCGCCAGCACAAAGTAGTACATGGCGTTGTTGTCACTCAGGTCCACCATGCCGAACAGGTAGCCTCGGGGAACCCCGTGCATACCGTCCTCGCCACCGGTGAAGGGGGCCTGCACGAAGAAGAAATAGACCAGTTGCGCCAGGGCCAGGGTGATCATCGCGAAGTAGATGCCCTGTCGACGTATGGCCACAAGACCAAACCCCAGGCCAAGCAACAATGACGCCGCTGTGCCCACGACAATGCCCATTTCCGTGGTCAGCGCGGGGAAGCTCGATAGCAGGTAGCCGGTGGTGTAAGAGCCGGCCGCCAGGAACGCGGCGTGCCCGAAAGACAACAGGCCGGTATAACCAAGCAGAAGGTTCAATGCCACCGCGAACAGGGCGAAGCACAGGATTTTCATCAGGAACACCGGGTACAGGACCGCCGGTGCCAGCAGGAGCAGTACCAGCAACACCAGATTGAGGATCTGCTTCTTGCGTTGTTCTGATTTCTGTTGTTTGACAATACTTTGCTGAATATCAGTCTGGGTAGTTGTGGTCGCCATGATTACGCCTCCTTACCGAACAGGCCCGATGGCCGAATCAAAAGAACAACCACCATCACCAGGAAGATCACGGCTGCTGACCCTTCCGGGTAGAACACTTTGGTAAAGCCTTCCACAACCCCCATCATCAGGCCGGTGATCACGGCACCGGCAATGGAGCCCATGCCACCGATCACCACCACGGCGAACACCACGATGAGTATGTTGGAACCCATCACCGGGGATACCGAGTAGATGGGCGCCGCGAGGGCACCGGCAAAGGCGGCCAGCATAACGCCGAAGCCATAGGTCAGGCTGATCAGCAGTGGCACGTTGATGCCGAACCCCTGCATCAGTTGGGAATCTTCCGTGCCGGCCCGCAGGTAGGAGCCAAGCCGGGTTTTTTCAATCATGAACCAGGTACCGAAACACACCAGCAGGGCGGCCACGATCACCCAGGCACGATAGTAGGGAAGGAACATGAACCCGAGGTTCATGCCGCCCCTGAACACTTCCGGCATGGAGTAACGCAGGCCGGAAACGCCGTAAATATTGGTCAGCACACCCTGGAGAATAAGGGCAATACCGAAAGTCAGAAGCAGGCTGTAGATATGGTCCTGGCCGGCAATGCGCCGCAACAGGAAATACTCCAGCACGATACCAAAGCAGCCAACTATCACCGGTGCCAGGAACAGGGCAACCCAGTAGTTGACCCCGAAGGCATCAAACAGGAGCACTGTGCCCATGGCGCCGAGCATGTACATGGCGCCATGGGCAAAATTGATGATTTTCAGCAGGCCGAATATGACCGCCAGCCCCAGACTCAACAGGGCGTAGAAGGAACCATTGATAATCCCGAGCATTAACTGGCCAGACAGCACAGCCACGGGGACTCCCAGAATCTCGGTCATGTTACAAACTCCAAAAGCAGCGCAATGCTCAACTTACACAGGCGAATTGCGTGGCTGCAGGTCAGTGGCCGCCCCGCAGGAACTGCGTGCGGGACGGCCCAGTCGGTCAGTACATCAGTTTTGAGTGACGAGCTTGCACTTGCTCTCGGACAGCGGACGATAAGCCTCGTCCCCCGGAATGGTACGCACGATCTTGTAAAGGTCCCATTCGTTCTCGGATTCCTCAGGGGTCTTTACTTCCGCCAGGTACATGTCATGCACCATGCGGCCGTCCTCACGAATGACGCCATTCTTGGCAAACATGTCGTTGATGGGTGTATCCATCATCTGCTTGCGTACGGTCTGGGAATCGTCGGATCCGGTGGCCTTGACGGCGTTCAGATACTGGATGGTGCTGGAGTAGATACCTGCATGGACCATGGTCGGGCGAACGCCGGTTTCGTCCATGAAACGGTCAGACCATTCACGGGTTTCGTCGTTCATATCCCAGTACCAGCCGGTAGTCAGCTGGATACCCTGAGCACTCTGGGCGCCCAGTGCATGCACGTCAGTCAGGAACAGCAACAGGGCTGCAAGGGTCTGGCCGGATTGGGTCAGGCCGAATTCACCGGCGGTGGTGATGGCATTGGTGGTATCTGCACCGGCGTTAGCCAGGGCAACCACATCAGCACCGGATGACTGCGCCTGCAGGATAAAGGACGAGAAGTCGGATGTCGGGAACGGATGACGAACAGTCTGGATGACTTCGCCGCCGTTTTCTTCCACCACGCGGGTTACGTCACCTTCCAGGGCATGGCCGAAGGCGTAATCAGCGGTCAGGATAAACCAGGTTTTGCCACCTTCTTTCACCACAGCGCTGGCGGTACCGTTGGCCAGCGGATAGGTGTCATACACATAATGGATGTGGTTGGGGGTACAGTGCTCGTTGGTGATGCTGGAAGCAGCAGAGCCGGAAACGATACCCAGCTTGTTGTTTTCTTCCAGGATGTTGCTTACGGCGATAGTGACCGAGGATGCAACCAGGCCTGCCACCAGGTCCACGTCTTCGTTCTCAACCCAGCGGCGAACCGTGCTTGAAGACGAGTCCGGGCTGTTGCGGTCATCGGCACTGACAACCTCAATTTTTGCGCCGTTAACACTGCCACCAAAATCGGCAATGGCCATTTCAAGTGCTTTCAGGCCATTCGGGCCGGCCAGGTCACGGTAGGTACCGGACATATCGGCCAGGTAGCCGATCTTTACGGTGTTATCGGATATCTCAGCCTGGGCACCGCCCACAAGAAGGGCTGAGGCAACCGCTGAGGTCAGAAGCTTTTTGGTAATTGTCATTGTTGTTTCTCCGCTACTGTCTTTGCGTTGGTTTTCGGGATTCTTTCTTGTTGCTTTTGTTGCACTCTCGAACCCGGACATTAAACGCCCAGGTATCTATCCAGCATCGACTGCTTGCTCTCAAGCTCGTCGGCGCTGATCTCCTCCACAATCTGGCCGTGTTCCATCACGTAATGACGGTCCGCCAGGGGTGCGGCGAAATGAAAATTCTGTTCTACCAGGACAATCGTCAGACCCTTCTCCTTGAGATGAATCAGCACCTCGCCCAACTTCTCGACGATGACCGGGGCCAGGCCCTCGGTAATCTCATCAAGCAGCAGCATGTTGGCGCCGGTTCTCAGTATCCGGGCCATCGCCAGCATCTGCTGCTCTCCACCAGAGAGCTTGGAACCCTGGCTGGTGCGGCGCTCGTAAAGGTTCGGGAACATGGAGAAGATTTCTTCCAGCCCCATACCGCCGCTTCTTACTACCGGAGGGAGTGTCAGGTTCTCCATGACATTAAGCCCGGAAAAAATGCCCCGGTGTTCGGGGCAATACCCGACTCCCAACCTTGCTATGTGGTGAGGCGCACAGGACATGGTCTCCTCACCGTTGATCATGATGGAGCCGGTGCGCCGGCCCACCATATTCATGATGGCTTTCAGGGTTGTACTGCGGCCGGCACCGTTACGGCCCAGCAGGGTCACCAGCTCGCCACGCTTAACCTCCAGATCAATGCCATGGAGGATGTGGGACTCGCCATAAAACGCGTGAAGCCCGGAGATGCGTAGCTGTTCGTATTCTTTGTGGGGGGTCGGGCTCATTCCGCTGTCTCCTGCTTCTTGGTCGCGGTACCACCCATGTACACCTCACGGACCCGGGGATCGTCGGACACGTCCTGGTAATCGCCTTCGGTCAGCACCGAGCCCTGGGCCAGCACGGTGACCCGGTCACAGAGTTTGCTGACCACCCCCAGGTTGTGCTCTACCATCAGCACCGTGCGGCCCTGGGCGGCCTTGCGCACCAGTTCCACCACCTGCTCCACGTCTTCGCTACCCATGCCCTGGGTGGGCTCGTCCAGCAGCATCAGTTCCGGCTCCATGGCCAGCGTCGTCGCCAGCTCAAGCGCGCGCTTGCGGCCATAGGCCAGCTCTACGGTAGTGGTGTTGGCAAATTCGGTCAGGCCCACGCTGTCCAGCAGTTCCATGCAGCG harbors:
- a CDS encoding ABC transporter substrate-binding protein — encoded protein: MTITKKLLTSAVASALLVGGAQAEISDNTVKIGYLADMSGTYRDLAGPNGLKALEMAIADFGGSVNGAKIEVVSADDRNSPDSSSSTVRRWVENEDVDLVAGLVASSVTIAVSNILEENNKLGIVSGSAASSITNEHCTPNHIHYVYDTYPLANGTASAVVKEGGKTWFILTADYAFGHALEGDVTRVVEENGGEVIQTVRHPFPTSDFSSFILQAQSSGADVVALANAGADTTNAITTAGEFGLTQSGQTLAALLLFLTDVHALGAQSAQGIQLTTGWYWDMNDETREWSDRFMDETGVRPTMVHAGIYSSTIQYLNAVKATGSDDSQTVRKQMMDTPINDMFAKNGVIREDGRMVHDMYLAEVKTPEESENEWDLYKIVRTIPGDEAYRPLSESKCKLVTQN
- a CDS encoding branched-chain amino acid ABC transporter permease, translated to MTEILGVPVAVLSGQLMLGIINGSFYALLSLGLAVIFGLLKIINFAHGAMYMLGAMGTVLLFDAFGVNYWVALFLAPVIVGCFGIVLEYFLLRRIAGQDHIYSLLLTFGIALILQGVLTNIYGVSGLRYSMPEVFRGGMNLGFMFLPYYRAWVIVAALLVCFGTWFMIEKTRLGSYLRAGTEDSQLMQGFGINVPLLISLTYGFGVMLAAFAGALAAPIYSVSPVMGSNILIVVFAVVVIGGMGSIAGAVITGLMMGVVEGFTKVFYPEGSAAVIFLVMVVVLLIRPSGLFGKEA
- a CDS encoding branched-chain amino acid ABC transporter permease, with product MATTTTQTDIQQSIVKQQKSEQRKKQILNLVLLVLLLLAPAVLYPVFLMKILCFALFAVALNLLLGYTGLLSFGHAAFLAAGSYTTGYLLSSFPALTTEMGIVVGTAASLLLGLGFGLVAIRRQGIYFAMITLALAQLVYFFFVQAPFTGGEDGMHGVPRGYLFGMVDLSDNNAMYYFVLAVFLAGYLLVQRIVGSPFGQVLKAIKQNEPRAVSLGYNVDRYKLLAFVLSAGLAGLAGSVKTVVFQLASLNDAHWHMSGEVILMTLLGGTGTLLGPVVGAGFVVTLEYQLSQGPLGDWVDPILGAIFVLTVMAFRSGIVGEIQNFMRKNMS
- a CDS encoding ABC transporter ATP-binding protein → MSDPFVLETQNLVKEFKGFVAVNDVNLKVQRGHIHALIGPNGAGKTTVFNLLTKFLIPTRGKILFKGMDITSMKSAAIAREGVVRSFQISAVFPHMTALENIRVALQSFEGHSFRFWKSGESLNKLNDRCMELLDSVGLTEFANTTTVELAYGRKRALELATTLAMEPELMLLDEPTQGMGSEDVEQVVELVRKAAQGRTVLMVEHNLGVVSKLCDRVTVLAQGSVLTEGDYQDVSDDPRVREVYMGGTATKKQETAE
- a CDS encoding ABC transporter ATP-binding protein; amino-acid sequence: MSPTPHKEYEQLRISGLHAFYGESHILHGIDLEVKRGELVTLLGRNGAGRSTTLKAIMNMVGRRTGSIMINGEETMSCAPHHIARLGVGYCPEHRGIFSGLNVMENLTLPPVVRSGGMGLEEIFSMFPNLYERRTSQGSKLSGGEQQMLAMARILRTGANMLLLDEITEGLAPVIVEKLGEVLIHLKEKGLTIVLVEQNFHFAAPLADRHYVMEHGQIVEEISADELESKQSMLDRYLGV